The proteins below are encoded in one region of Oryzias melastigma strain HK-1 linkage group LG9, ASM292280v2, whole genome shotgun sequence:
- the LOC112147994 gene encoding uncharacterized protein LOC112147994 gives MMETSRFFLGFSLFVLLVVPSCGFPAKGSKSTDQSSGDQKAATSFASHRGAQMSRSAPVYSSSHSSRVSQPVPAFVQNVPQFYPMVPSGSGLSSAGAGDPVFPVQTGSVPVFSSVPAAGVSEAVQVPVQDPGFSQFVQTSPAMVGSAPVLVFHEGAGSTQPGPAQAGLPETRWVVAPPSFSEQAAADTQAVGSSDFLPPVPPPPPGPVLQSGETSNIVKEAELGNYQQQTEEFGYPAEAAQPGSAFTSVLVPGQGLGGFWGSPYPGFDYRLLYGL, from the exons ATGATGGAGACTTCAAGGTTCTTCCTGGG gttttccctttttgttctGCTGGTTGTGCCATCATGTGGTTTTCCTGCTAAAG GCTCCAAATCCACAGATCAGAGCAGTGGTGACCAAAAAGCAGCAACTAGCTTTGCTTCCCACAGAGGAGCACAGATGAGCCGCTCTGCACCTGTGTACTCCAGCTCTCATTCAAGCAGAGTCTCTCAGCCAGTTCCAGCGTTTGTGCAGAATGTCCCTCAGTTTTATCCCATGGTTCCATCAGGCAGTGGCTTGAGCTCTGCTGGGGCAGGAGACCCTGTGTTTCCAGTTCAGACAGGATCTGTTCCTGTGTTTTCCAGTGTTCCTGCAGCAGGAGTGTCTGAGGCAGTTCAGGTCCCTGTGCAGGATCCTGGTTTCTCCCAGTTTGTTCAGACAAGCCCAGCAATGGTTGGCTCTGCTCCTGTGCTGGTGTTCCATGAAGGAGCTGGTTCCACACAGCCAGGACCTGCTCAAGCTGGTCTGCCAG AAACCAGGTGGGTTGTTgctcctccatctttctctgaGCAAGCAGCAGCTGATACTCAGGCTGTGGGCTCCAGTGACTTCCTGCCACCagtccctcctcctccccccggACCTGTCCTCCAGTCTGGAGAGACTTCCAACATCGTGAAGGAAGCTGAACTCGGCAACTACCAGCAGCAGACGGAAGAGTTTGGTTACCCGGCTGAGGCAGCGCAGCCTGGATCTGCTTTCACCAGCGTGCTTGTTCCAGGCCAAGGACTTGGTGGCTTCTGGGGTTCTCCTTATCCTGGCTTTGACTACAGGCTCCTGTATGGTCTGTAA